CAGCGCCAGTTCCAACGAGCCGTCCGGCAGGCTGCGGCGCACCGACTCCAACTGCTCACGCGCCTGCGCAGGACGGCCATCCTGCTGCAGGCGCTGGGCCTCTCTAAGTGCCTCGAATACGGCGGGCGACACCTGCTGCTGCGCCTGGACACCAGCGCTCACCAGCCATAGCGACAGTGCCCAGGCGATATGACGGGCGCCGTTCATCGACCTCGCCCCTGCAGCCGGAAGTACAATGTCTTGGTAGCCTCGCGCGGCACTGCCTGACCGTTCTCGCGTCGGGGAGTGAACCGCCAGCGGGCTGCCGCCCGCCGCGCTTCGCGATCGAACACTCCCGGCGGTTCGGCTTCGGTTACCTGCAGGTTGTCGACACGACCTTCTGCGGTGATGGTAAAACGGAGTATCACCTTGCCCTCGATTCCTGCCGCGCTGGCGCGCTGCGGGTAGTTGGGCGGAATGTCGACCAGCGGCGTCACGTCTTCTTCGACACCCGGCTCGCCCATGTCAGCCGGAGCGGGCGCTTCCGCCGGCGCTTCCGCCGGCGCTGGCGCGGCGCTGGAGGGCGCCGGCTCAGCAGGCGGCTGCGGCTCGCTCGGGGCAGCCACGAGGTTGTCGAGACTGGGCGCAGTGCTGATGCTGATGTCGGTTGGCACATCGGGAATCGCCAGATCAAGCGCGGCTTCCGGTTGCGCCGGCGCTGGCGGCGTTACCTCCGGCGGCGGTGGTTCAGGCGCGTCCGGTGGCTGCGGTCGCTCGGGTAGCGCGCGTCGCGGCTCACGCTCTTCGCTGCTGGTATCACTGACGCTGCGAACGAAACCGACCCGGGCCAGTTCTTCATCAGGTAGCTGGTCATCGCGCGGCGGCATGACCAGCAGGACCATCAGCCCGAACAGTGCCAGGGCGACCAGCATCGCAGCGCCGAGACTGACCAGCAGACGCATCAGCGCGTTCCGCCCGAACCTGAAGCCGTCGCCGCCAGTGCCACGTCGGCGACCCCGGCCAGTCGGACCTGATCCATGATACGGATGACCAGGCCGCTGCGGGCGTCACGGTCGGCCTGCACGACGACCGAGCTGTCCGGCTGATCGACCCGCATCCGCTCAACGGCAGCGCGGACCGAACGGATATCGACCTGCTGGCGATCGATCCATATCTCGCCGCTGGCATCCACGGCAATCAATATGTTGCCTCTGGGCTGGTTCTCGGCCGTGTCGGCAGACGGGGTCTGCACGGTGATACCGGCTTCCTTGATGAAGGAGCTGGTGACGATGAAGAAAATCAGCATGATGAAGACGATGTCCAGCATTGGCGTCAAATCGATGCCTGCCTCGTCTTCGCTGCTGGTGTGGTGCCTGCGCATGCGCATTGGCGGCTCCTAGTCGTGGTGCAACTTG
Above is a window of Halopseudomonas nanhaiensis DNA encoding:
- a CDS encoding energy transducer TonB, giving the protein MRLLVSLGAAMLVALALFGLMVLLVMPPRDDQLPDEELARVGFVRSVSDTSSEEREPRRALPERPQPPDAPEPPPPEVTPPAPAQPEAALDLAIPDVPTDISISTAPSLDNLVAAPSEPQPPAEPAPSSAAPAPAEAPAEAPAPADMGEPGVEEDVTPLVDIPPNYPQRASAAGIEGKVILRFTITAEGRVDNLQVTEAEPPGVFDREARRAAARWRFTPRRENGQAVPREATKTLYFRLQGRGR
- a CDS encoding ExbD/TolR family protein, producing MRMRRHHTSSEDEAGIDLTPMLDIVFIMLIFFIVTSSFIKEAGITVQTPSADTAENQPRGNILIAVDASGEIWIDRQQVDIRSVRAAVERMRVDQPDSSVVVQADRDARSGLVIRIMDQVRLAGVADVALAATASGSGGTR